The following coding sequences lie in one Monomorium pharaonis isolate MP-MQ-018 chromosome 1, ASM1337386v2, whole genome shotgun sequence genomic window:
- the LOC105828580 gene encoding ABC transporter G family member 20 isoform X2 — MDNKGFQSDDQEQRKKIKKMFSWTDGLPSDGGASAATMQSNNADSNMDLTTVTSSNPALATPGLNNPTWNRQQAVSVRHAFKTYGSSKNPNHVIQNLSMTVAKGSIYGLLGASGCGKTTLLSCIVGRRRLNSGEIWVLGGKPGTKGSGVPGKRVGYMPQETALYGEFTIRETMMYFGWIFGMCTAEIVERLRFLLQFLDLPSQNRLVKNLSGGQQRRVSFAVALMHDPELLILDEPTVGVDPLLRQSIWNHLVQITKDGNKTVIITTHYIEEARQAHTIGLMRSGRLLAEEAPRTLLQMYNCASLEEVFLKLSRKQGQYAQPTTELNISNNISLASLNWGKKDEPVYVTEESGVVGLNFHQSKEVLIHDSTNGIANHYDINGKPLPGAKTNSVLECDDCGDFTDCYKITSWGKIKALLQKNFLRMWRNIGVMLFIFALPVMQVILFCLAIGRDPTGLKLAIVNHEMFYENMTCPISTNCSFTHLSCRYLNFLDNETMIKTYYPDPESAMEAVRRGEAWGTLYFTENFTDALVARMALGRDSDDETLDQSEIRVWLDMSNQQVGLMLARNLQYSYRDFAKDLLSACEQNTKLADVPIQFKDPIYGTNDPSFTDFVAPGVILTIVFFLAVALTSSALIIERMEGLLDRSWVAGVAPGEILFSHVVTQFVVMCGQTALVLIFMILVFGVECKGDIGWVIILTILQGLCGMCFGFVISAICELERNAIQLALGSFYPTLLLSGVIWPVEGMPTILRYISQGLPLTMATTALRSMLTRGWSITEPNVYNGYLSTIIWIIVFLTISLLVLKFKRG; from the exons CGACGGTGGTGCGAGTGCCGCGACGATGCAGAGCAACAACGCGGACAGCAACATGGACCTGACGACGGTGACGTCGAGCAACCCCGCTCTGGCGACACCGGGGTTGAACAACCCCACCTGGAATCGTCAACAAGCGGTCAGCGTCAGGCACGCCTTCAAGACCTACGGCAGCAGTAAGAATCCGAATCACGTCATACAGAATCTCAGCATGACGGTGGCCAAGGGATCGAT ATACGGGTTGCTGGGCGCCAGCGGATGCGGCAAGACCACCCTGCTATCCTGCATCGTCGGCCGGAGAAGATTAAATTCAGGCGAGATCTGGGTGCTGGGCGGTAAACCCGGGACGAAGGGGTCCGGAGTGCCTGGGAAAAGGGTCGGATACATGCCGCAGGAGACCGCTTTGTACGGCGAGTTCACTATCCGCGAGACCATGATGTACTTCGGCTGGATATTCGGAATGTGCACGGCCGAGATCGTCGAGAGGCTGCGCTTCTTGCTGCAATTTCTTGATCTGCCTTCGCAGAATCGTTTGGTGAAGAATCTTAG TGGCGGTCAACAAAGGCGAGTGTCTTTTGCAGTGGCTCTAATGCATGATCCGGAATTGCTGATACTGGACGAACCGACCGTAGGTGTGGATCCGCTGTTAAGACAAAG cATATGGAATCATTTGGTTCAAATTACCAAAGATGGTAACAAGACGGTCATTATAACGACTCATTACATCGAAGAAGCTCGACAAGCACATACG ATCGGTTTGATGAGAAGTGGTCGATTGTTGGCCGAGGAAGCACCTAGGACACTTTTGCAAATGTACAACTGCGCCTCTCTCGAAGAGGTCTTCTTGAAATTATCTAGGAAGCAAGGACAGTATGCTCAACCTACGACAGAACTGAATATCTCGAACAACATCAGTTTG GCTTCTTTAAACTGGGGGAAAAAAGATGAGCCGGTATACGTGACGGAGGAGTCTGGCGTTGTCGGGCTCAACTTCCATCAAAGCAAAGAGGTCCTGATCCACGACTCCACCAACGGAATAGCGAATCACTACGAC ATAAATGGCAAACCTTTGCCGGGTGCGAAAACCAATTCTGTTCTGGAGTGCGACGATTGCGGCGATTTCACGGACTGTTATAAGATCACCAGTTGGGGCAAAATCAAAGCGCTTCTGCAGAAAAACTTTTTGCGCATGTGGAGAAACATTGG CGTGATGCTGTTTATCTTCGCTCTGCCGGTGATGCAAGTGATTCTTTTCTGTCTGGCGATCGGGAGAGATCCCACGGGATTAAAACTGGCCATAGTGAACCACGAGATGTTTTACGAGAACATGACGTGCCCCATTTCGACTAACTGCAGTTTCACACATCTCAGTTGTCGATATCTCAACTTCCTGGATAACGAAACAATGATAAAG ACGTATTATCCGGATCCAGAATCGGCGATGGAAGCTGTACGCAGAGGGGAAGCTTGGGGCACTTTGTACTTCACGGAAAACTTCACGGACGCCCTCGTGGCGAGGATGGCCTTAGGAAGGGATTCCGATGACGAGACTCTCGACCAAAGCGAAATCAGAGTTTGGCTGGACATGTCTA ATCAACAAGTAGGCCTGATGCTAGCGAGAAATCTTCAATATTCGTATAGAGATTTTGCCAAGGATCTTTTATCGGCCTGCGAACAGAATACGAAACTGGCTGACGTGCCAATTCAATTTAAGGACCCCATTTACGGCACCAACGATCCTAGCTTCACGGACTTTGTGGCACCGGGTGTAATATTAAC CATCGTGTTCTTCCTGGCGGTCGCGTTAACATCATCGGCGCTAATTATCGAGAGGATGGAGGGTCTACTGGATCGAAGTTGGGTGGCTGGCGTGGCACCCGGTGAAATCCTATTCTCCCATGTAGTCACGCAATTCGTGGTGATGTGCGGTCAAACGGCCCTGGTGTTAATCTTCATGATCCTGGTGTTCGGCGTCGAGTGCAAAGGCGACATCGGCTGGGTTATCATACTGACGATCCTTCAAGGACTCTGCGGCATGTGTTTCG GGTTCGTGATTTCGGCGATTTGCGAACTCGAAAGGAATGCCATCCAGCTGGCTCTGGGCAGCTTCTACCCTACGCTTCTTCTCAGCG GTGTAATATGGCCGGTGGAGGGCATGCCAACGATTCTGCGATATATCTCGCAAGGTCTGCCACTGACGATGGCAACGACCGCCCTGCGCTCCATGTTGACTCGCGGCTGGAGCATCACGGAGCCAAACGTCTACAACGGCTACTTATCTACTATCATCTGGATCATCGTGTTTCTCACGATAAGCTTATTAGTGCTAAAGTTCAAGCGCGGATAA
- the LOC105828576 gene encoding retinol-binding protein pinta isoform X2, producing the protein MAGSCDDSIVHYTRQELISEDKKYAAAHLNETDETRVNAIAEIRRWIEENDDLPSQIDNFFILRFLRVCKFDLGKTKARMQNYYKQRSDLSKWYMNKDPFQPELQEFFNLGSILSLRKPDSQGRLVIIVRATRHDPRRHELSNLIKVALAVIEVAIKHYPAASVYGCALFIDVANPTIRHVGQLRPYIIKNIVHAWQGCYPIRIQSISMINAPEYVEIVLKIFRSFMTEKMRNRLHVYTQNMMHNCFKDIPDNILPVEYGGTNGTLQELIGYWKKLVEENRDWITENENDRTVSK; encoded by the exons ATGGCAGGCAGCTGCGATGACAGTATCGTGCATTACACTCGACAAGAGCTGATCAGTGAGGATAAGAAATATGCAGCGGCACATTTGAACGAGACTGACGAGACTAGAGTAAATGCTATAGCGGAGATTAGACGCTGGATCGAAGAAAACGACGATTTGCCTTCACaaattg ataacttttttatcttgCGATTTTTGAGAGTCTGCAAATTTGATCTCGGAAAAACTAAGGCCAGgatgcaaaattattataagcaGCGATCTGACTTATCAAAATGGTACATGAATAAAGATCCATTTCAACCGGAACTGCAGGAATTCTTTAATCTAGg atcgATCTTGTCCTTGCGAAAGCCGGACAGTCAAGGAAGATTGGTTATTATCGTGCGCGCTACTCGACATGATCCAAGAAGACACGAATTATCCAATTTAATTAAG gtCGCTCTTGCAGTAATAGAAGTGGCTATAAAACATTATCCCGCAGCATCTGTGTATGGTTGCGCATTGTTCATTGATGTAGCCAATCCAACTATACGCCATGTTGGGCAACTGCGAccttatataataaagaatattgtcCACGCGTGGCAGGGCTGTTATCCCATCAGGATACAGTCAATTAGTATGATCAATGCGCCAGAATATGTTGAAATTGttctgaaaattttcagaTCTTTTATGACTGAAAAAATGCGGAACAGACTGCACGTTTACACACAGAATATGATGCACAAttgtttcaaagatattcCAGATAACATCTTGCCCGTCGAATATGGTGGCACTAACGGCACACTTCAGGAATTAATAG GGTATTGGAAGAAATTGGTCGAGGAGAATCGCGACTGGATTACGGAGAATGAGAATGATCGAACTGtttcaaagtaa
- the LOC105828580 gene encoding ABC transporter G family member 20 isoform X1: MQNKCIHCMRKVWKHLHLTKRLKSIMGRKRDVKSCPPTIKARSKFVSRIPVSRNNRRETITRRKRRDKLSTTLPEIELTQQVQSARVRTASSRTARVGDVSSISMLVTEVTPREQADEQSDGGASAATMQSNNADSNMDLTTVTSSNPALATPGLNNPTWNRQQAVSVRHAFKTYGSSKNPNHVIQNLSMTVAKGSIYGLLGASGCGKTTLLSCIVGRRRLNSGEIWVLGGKPGTKGSGVPGKRVGYMPQETALYGEFTIRETMMYFGWIFGMCTAEIVERLRFLLQFLDLPSQNRLVKNLSGGQQRRVSFAVALMHDPELLILDEPTVGVDPLLRQSIWNHLVQITKDGNKTVIITTHYIEEARQAHTIGLMRSGRLLAEEAPRTLLQMYNCASLEEVFLKLSRKQGQYAQPTTELNISNNISLASLNWGKKDEPVYVTEESGVVGLNFHQSKEVLIHDSTNGIANHYDINGKPLPGAKTNSVLECDDCGDFTDCYKITSWGKIKALLQKNFLRMWRNIGVMLFIFALPVMQVILFCLAIGRDPTGLKLAIVNHEMFYENMTCPISTNCSFTHLSCRYLNFLDNETMIKTYYPDPESAMEAVRRGEAWGTLYFTENFTDALVARMALGRDSDDETLDQSEIRVWLDMSNQQVGLMLARNLQYSYRDFAKDLLSACEQNTKLADVPIQFKDPIYGTNDPSFTDFVAPGVILTIVFFLAVALTSSALIIERMEGLLDRSWVAGVAPGEILFSHVVTQFVVMCGQTALVLIFMILVFGVECKGDIGWVIILTILQGLCGMCFGFVISAICELERNAIQLALGSFYPTLLLSGVIWPVEGMPTILRYISQGLPLTMATTALRSMLTRGWSITEPNVYNGYLSTIIWIIVFLTISLLVLKFKRG; encoded by the exons ACTAAAATCAATCATGGGACGTAAACGGGACGTCAAATCATGCCCGCCTACGATCAAAGCCAGATCTAAATTCGTATCACGGATACCTGTATCACGCAATAACCG ACGCGAGACGATTACACGACGTAAACGGCGCGACAAGTTGTCCACAACGTTACCCGAGATCGAACTCACGCAACAAGTACAATCTGCTCG agtaAGAACAGCTAGCTCACGTACGGCTCGAGTCGGCGATGTATCGTCAATCTCCATGTTGGTTACCGAAGTAACGCCGCGGGAGCAGGCTGATGAACAAAG CGACGGTGGTGCGAGTGCCGCGACGATGCAGAGCAACAACGCGGACAGCAACATGGACCTGACGACGGTGACGTCGAGCAACCCCGCTCTGGCGACACCGGGGTTGAACAACCCCACCTGGAATCGTCAACAAGCGGTCAGCGTCAGGCACGCCTTCAAGACCTACGGCAGCAGTAAGAATCCGAATCACGTCATACAGAATCTCAGCATGACGGTGGCCAAGGGATCGAT ATACGGGTTGCTGGGCGCCAGCGGATGCGGCAAGACCACCCTGCTATCCTGCATCGTCGGCCGGAGAAGATTAAATTCAGGCGAGATCTGGGTGCTGGGCGGTAAACCCGGGACGAAGGGGTCCGGAGTGCCTGGGAAAAGGGTCGGATACATGCCGCAGGAGACCGCTTTGTACGGCGAGTTCACTATCCGCGAGACCATGATGTACTTCGGCTGGATATTCGGAATGTGCACGGCCGAGATCGTCGAGAGGCTGCGCTTCTTGCTGCAATTTCTTGATCTGCCTTCGCAGAATCGTTTGGTGAAGAATCTTAG TGGCGGTCAACAAAGGCGAGTGTCTTTTGCAGTGGCTCTAATGCATGATCCGGAATTGCTGATACTGGACGAACCGACCGTAGGTGTGGATCCGCTGTTAAGACAAAG cATATGGAATCATTTGGTTCAAATTACCAAAGATGGTAACAAGACGGTCATTATAACGACTCATTACATCGAAGAAGCTCGACAAGCACATACG ATCGGTTTGATGAGAAGTGGTCGATTGTTGGCCGAGGAAGCACCTAGGACACTTTTGCAAATGTACAACTGCGCCTCTCTCGAAGAGGTCTTCTTGAAATTATCTAGGAAGCAAGGACAGTATGCTCAACCTACGACAGAACTGAATATCTCGAACAACATCAGTTTG GCTTCTTTAAACTGGGGGAAAAAAGATGAGCCGGTATACGTGACGGAGGAGTCTGGCGTTGTCGGGCTCAACTTCCATCAAAGCAAAGAGGTCCTGATCCACGACTCCACCAACGGAATAGCGAATCACTACGAC ATAAATGGCAAACCTTTGCCGGGTGCGAAAACCAATTCTGTTCTGGAGTGCGACGATTGCGGCGATTTCACGGACTGTTATAAGATCACCAGTTGGGGCAAAATCAAAGCGCTTCTGCAGAAAAACTTTTTGCGCATGTGGAGAAACATTGG CGTGATGCTGTTTATCTTCGCTCTGCCGGTGATGCAAGTGATTCTTTTCTGTCTGGCGATCGGGAGAGATCCCACGGGATTAAAACTGGCCATAGTGAACCACGAGATGTTTTACGAGAACATGACGTGCCCCATTTCGACTAACTGCAGTTTCACACATCTCAGTTGTCGATATCTCAACTTCCTGGATAACGAAACAATGATAAAG ACGTATTATCCGGATCCAGAATCGGCGATGGAAGCTGTACGCAGAGGGGAAGCTTGGGGCACTTTGTACTTCACGGAAAACTTCACGGACGCCCTCGTGGCGAGGATGGCCTTAGGAAGGGATTCCGATGACGAGACTCTCGACCAAAGCGAAATCAGAGTTTGGCTGGACATGTCTA ATCAACAAGTAGGCCTGATGCTAGCGAGAAATCTTCAATATTCGTATAGAGATTTTGCCAAGGATCTTTTATCGGCCTGCGAACAGAATACGAAACTGGCTGACGTGCCAATTCAATTTAAGGACCCCATTTACGGCACCAACGATCCTAGCTTCACGGACTTTGTGGCACCGGGTGTAATATTAAC CATCGTGTTCTTCCTGGCGGTCGCGTTAACATCATCGGCGCTAATTATCGAGAGGATGGAGGGTCTACTGGATCGAAGTTGGGTGGCTGGCGTGGCACCCGGTGAAATCCTATTCTCCCATGTAGTCACGCAATTCGTGGTGATGTGCGGTCAAACGGCCCTGGTGTTAATCTTCATGATCCTGGTGTTCGGCGTCGAGTGCAAAGGCGACATCGGCTGGGTTATCATACTGACGATCCTTCAAGGACTCTGCGGCATGTGTTTCG GGTTCGTGATTTCGGCGATTTGCGAACTCGAAAGGAATGCCATCCAGCTGGCTCTGGGCAGCTTCTACCCTACGCTTCTTCTCAGCG GTGTAATATGGCCGGTGGAGGGCATGCCAACGATTCTGCGATATATCTCGCAAGGTCTGCCACTGACGATGGCAACGACCGCCCTGCGCTCCATGTTGACTCGCGGCTGGAGCATCACGGAGCCAAACGTCTACAACGGCTACTTATCTACTATCATCTGGATCATCGTGTTTCTCACGATAAGCTTATTAGTGCTAAAGTTCAAGCGCGGATAA
- the LOC105828576 gene encoding retinol-binding protein pinta isoform X4 has translation MHNFFILRFLRVCKFDLGKTKARMQNYYKQRSDLSKWYMNKDPFQPELQEFFNLGSILSLRKPDSQGRLVIIVRATRHDPRRHELSNLIKVALAVIEVAIKHYPAASVYGCALFIDVANPTIRHVGQLRPYIIKNIVHAWQGCYPIRIQSISMINAPEYVEIVLKIFRSFMTEKMRNRLHVYTQNMMHNCFKDIPDNILPVEYGGTNGTLQELIGYWKKLVEENRDWITENENDRTVSK, from the exons ATGC ataacttttttatcttgCGATTTTTGAGAGTCTGCAAATTTGATCTCGGAAAAACTAAGGCCAGgatgcaaaattattataagcaGCGATCTGACTTATCAAAATGGTACATGAATAAAGATCCATTTCAACCGGAACTGCAGGAATTCTTTAATCTAGg atcgATCTTGTCCTTGCGAAAGCCGGACAGTCAAGGAAGATTGGTTATTATCGTGCGCGCTACTCGACATGATCCAAGAAGACACGAATTATCCAATTTAATTAAG gtCGCTCTTGCAGTAATAGAAGTGGCTATAAAACATTATCCCGCAGCATCTGTGTATGGTTGCGCATTGTTCATTGATGTAGCCAATCCAACTATACGCCATGTTGGGCAACTGCGAccttatataataaagaatattgtcCACGCGTGGCAGGGCTGTTATCCCATCAGGATACAGTCAATTAGTATGATCAATGCGCCAGAATATGTTGAAATTGttctgaaaattttcagaTCTTTTATGACTGAAAAAATGCGGAACAGACTGCACGTTTACACACAGAATATGATGCACAAttgtttcaaagatattcCAGATAACATCTTGCCCGTCGAATATGGTGGCACTAACGGCACACTTCAGGAATTAATAG GGTATTGGAAGAAATTGGTCGAGGAGAATCGCGACTGGATTACGGAGAATGAGAATGATCGAACTGtttcaaagtaa